One genomic region from Rothia dentocariosa ATCC 17931 encodes:
- a CDS encoding zinc-dependent alcohol dehydrogenase — MMKASIITGIRSAEMREIEDAQPQQPDEALIRVAYVGICGTDLELYDGTSNYLRRGLTEYPHHYGHEWVGVIETPPQTAHDSRLKPGAVVTGSTMIPCLTCDFCQRGRRNLCTNLREVGLYEHGGAATQKLVMPAHVLTVIDDGSGAEPHPEYILIEPLVTVLEGLAKAVPEPGNRVLVLGGGTIGTLAALVLEQYPIEVAVVDPSQPVHLAELGIQAYKTVDGLPAGDWDAVWECSGSAAALQATPSLLRNGGAAVLIGFPPAQTGLDASELALRGQYLVGVRHGIDHYAAAAQFVREHRDELGTLIDRSYSLDDAQAAFERLEAGEREHPKVMLSID, encoded by the coding sequence ATGATGAAAGCCAGTATTATCACCGGAATCCGAAGCGCCGAAATGCGCGAGATCGAAGATGCGCAGCCCCAACAACCCGATGAAGCTCTCATTCGAGTTGCCTATGTGGGCATCTGTGGAACCGACCTTGAACTGTACGACGGCACCTCAAACTACCTGCGGCGCGGTCTGACCGAGTATCCGCATCATTATGGACATGAGTGGGTAGGTGTGATCGAAACCCCGCCGCAGACCGCTCATGACAGTCGATTAAAACCCGGTGCCGTAGTCACCGGAAGCACCATGATTCCCTGCCTGACCTGCGATTTCTGCCAGCGCGGGCGGCGTAACCTCTGCACGAACCTGCGCGAAGTCGGTCTCTATGAGCATGGTGGCGCGGCGACACAAAAGCTTGTAATGCCAGCGCACGTGTTGACCGTTATTGACGACGGTTCGGGTGCAGAGCCGCATCCCGAATATATTCTGATCGAGCCCCTCGTGACGGTTTTGGAGGGTCTAGCGAAAGCCGTCCCAGAACCCGGCAATAGGGTGCTTGTGCTGGGCGGTGGCACGATCGGCACCCTCGCGGCGCTGGTGCTGGAGCAGTACCCCATTGAGGTTGCGGTTGTTGATCCCTCGCAGCCCGTGCACCTTGCCGAGCTTGGGATTCAAGCCTATAAGACCGTGGATGGACTTCCTGCCGGAGATTGGGATGCCGTATGGGAATGTTCCGGATCTGCGGCGGCACTGCAAGCTACACCGTCCCTGCTGAGGAATGGGGGCGCGGCGGTGTTGATTGGCTTCCCGCCTGCGCAGACCGGCCTTGATGCTTCAGAGCTTGCCCTGCGGGGGCAGTATCTGGTGGGCGTCCGTCACGGCATCGACCACTATGCGGCTGCCGCGCAGTTCGTGCGGGAGCACCGGGACGAGCTGGGCACACTCATCGATCGCAGTTACAGCCTCGACGATGCGCAGGCCGCCTTCGAGCGATTGGAAGCAGGGGAGCGGGAACACCCCAAGGTTATGCTGAGTATCGATTAG